Proteins encoded within one genomic window of Deltaproteobacteria bacterium:
- the mreC gene encoding rod shape-determining protein MreC: MFSRKTATLVALLFFMVLFAVIVSISARSKANPPAAARAVLAVVSPCQEAAFRFTSFFVSIWDNYFFLVTASRENTRLSRKLDLALGEINRTRAAIYENKRLKAQLALKDDLAYTTVSAKVVGEGPGRWFLSLVIDCGKADGVLPGFPVVTPAGLVGRVIQASDHYSLVVPISDPNHSVDGRVLRTRARGVVTGAREAGCRFLYVTRKEDISPGDTVVTTGLDRLFPPGLALGTVSQVSMMGEGMFQEITITPMVDFRKVEEVLVIFSALALPTWETS; the protein is encoded by the coding sequence ATGTTCTCGCGCAAGACGGCCACCCTCGTGGCGCTTCTTTTCTTCATGGTGCTCTTCGCCGTTATCGTATCCATATCGGCGCGCAGCAAGGCCAATCCCCCCGCCGCCGCTCGCGCGGTGCTGGCCGTGGTGTCGCCCTGCCAGGAGGCCGCCTTCAGGTTCACCTCCTTTTTCGTATCCATCTGGGACAACTATTTTTTCCTCGTTACGGCAAGCCGTGAAAACACCCGGCTCTCCCGTAAGCTCGACTTGGCCCTGGGGGAGATCAACAGAACCCGCGCCGCCATTTACGAAAATAAAAGACTCAAGGCCCAGCTTGCCCTAAAGGACGATCTGGCCTATACAACGGTTTCCGCCAAGGTGGTGGGCGAGGGCCCGGGCAGGTGGTTTTTAAGCCTCGTCATCGACTGCGGGAAGGCTGACGGCGTCCTGCCGGGCTTTCCCGTGGTGACCCCGGCGGGGCTGGTGGGAAGGGTGATCCAGGCCTCGGACCACTACAGCCTGGTTGTGCCGATATCCGACCCCAACCACTCGGTGGACGGGCGGGTTCTGCGCACCCGCGCAAGGGGAGTGGTGACCGGTGCAAGGGAGGCGGGTTGCCGCTTCCTGTACGTGACCCGCAAGGAGGACATCAGCCCCGGCGACACCGTGGTCACAACCGGCCTGGACAGGCTCTTCCCGCCCGGACTGGCACTTGGAACCGTGAGCCAGGTTTCCATGATGGGAGAGGGCATGTTCCAGGAAATAACCATCACTCCCATGGTGGATTTCAGAAAGGTGGAGGAGGTGCTGGTGATTTTTTCCGCCCTTGCCCTCCCGACCTGGGAAACGTCGTGA
- a CDS encoding rod shape-determining protein, with protein sequence MSFFNAFHGLFSNDLAIDLGTANTLVYVKGKGIVLSEPSVVAVRTDDRYKNKVLAVGAEAKRTLGRTPGNILAIRPMQDGVIADFEVTEAMLKHFIRKVNNHRTFVRPRIVVAVPSGITQVESRAVRESAKFAGAREVFLIPEPMAAAIGAGMPITEPTCNMVVDIGGGTTEVAVISLAGIVFCRSIRVAGDKMDRAIIQYIKRKYNLLIGERTAEAIKTMIGNAYPDPDNVETIEVKGRDLVSGIPKILAIDSEEVRVAISEQIEAILETVKIALEQTPPELAADIVDRGIMLTGGGALLRNLDKLLREETSLPITIADDPLSAVARGAGAALDSIDLLREVVVR encoded by the coding sequence ATGAGTTTTTTCAATGCGTTTCACGGGTTGTTTTCCAACGACCTTGCCATTGATCTGGGTACGGCCAACACGCTGGTTTACGTAAAGGGCAAGGGAATCGTTCTTTCGGAGCCTTCGGTGGTGGCGGTGCGCACCGACGACCGCTACAAAAACAAGGTTCTGGCCGTGGGGGCGGAAGCCAAGCGCACCCTTGGCCGCACCCCGGGCAATATTCTGGCCATACGTCCCATGCAGGACGGCGTCATAGCCGACTTCGAGGTGACCGAGGCCATGCTGAAGCACTTCATACGGAAGGTCAACAACCACCGCACCTTCGTGCGCCCCCGCATCGTGGTGGCCGTGCCGTCGGGCATCACCCAGGTGGAAAGCCGGGCCGTGCGCGAGTCCGCAAAGTTCGCGGGCGCGAGGGAGGTCTTCCTCATCCCCGAACCCATGGCCGCAGCCATAGGCGCCGGCATGCCCATCACCGAGCCCACCTGCAACATGGTGGTGGACATCGGCGGCGGAACCACCGAAGTGGCCGTCATTTCGCTCGCCGGAATCGTTTTCTGCCGCTCCATAAGGGTCGCGGGCGACAAGATGGACCGGGCCATCATCCAGTACATCAAAAGGAAGTACAACCTCCTGATCGGCGAACGCACGGCTGAAGCCATAAAGACCATGATCGGCAACGCCTACCCAGACCCGGACAACGTGGAAACCATAGAGGTGAAGGGCCGCGACCTGGTAAGCGGCATTCCCAAGATTCTCGCCATAGACTCCGAGGAAGTCCGGGTCGCCATTTCCGAGCAGATAGAGGCCATTCTGGAAACCGTGAAAATCGCCCTGGAGCAGACCCCGCCGGAGCTTGCCGCAGACATCGTGGACCGGGGGATAATGCTCACGGGCGGCGGAGCGCTTCTGCGGAACCTGGACAAGCTCCTCAGGGAGGAGACCAGCCTTCCCATCACCATCGCCGACGACCCGCTGTCGGCGGTTGCAAGGGGCGCGGGCGCGGCCTTGGATTCCATAGACCTGCTACGCGAAGTCGTCGTCCGCTAG
- a CDS encoding ArsB/NhaD family transporter: MHSAGFAFWASTAIFVIAYAIIVSEKIHKTKVALFGAALVLILKILTQEEGLHNMEFGVDWNVIFLLISMMIIINIMQKTGVFQYMAVKSAKAGKGEPFTIMVILAVVTAVTSAFLDNVTTVLLIAPVTLVIARELEVDAVPFLVTEVMASNIGGTATLIGDPPNIMIASKAGLNFMDFIYHVSPAVIIMMVVWLIVWRIVFKKRLVVSEERKLRIMAMDESTLITNPALLKKSGIVLGFTILGFVLHGFFHYEPATVALMGATTLLLISREDPHEILTHVEWVTIAFFVGLFIIIGGTVKSGLIEALSVKMIALTNPHPDSMFTLAMVMVWFSAISSAIVDNIPFVATMNPLIIDMAHKVFAPAAGAHISEGIQHATLMPVWWALSLGACLGGNGTAIGASANVIVVGMAEKAGTPISFVRFLKYGIPTMFLTVAVSTVYIAVRYYVLKI, translated from the coding sequence ATGCATTCTGCCGGATTCGCATTCTGGGCCTCGACGGCCATTTTCGTGATAGCCTACGCCATCATCGTTTCCGAGAAGATTCACAAGACCAAGGTGGCGCTTTTCGGCGCGGCGCTGGTCTTGATCTTAAAGATACTGACCCAGGAGGAAGGGCTCCACAACATGGAGTTCGGCGTTGACTGGAACGTCATCTTCCTGCTCATATCCATGATGATAATAATCAACATCATGCAGAAGACAGGCGTGTTCCAGTACATGGCGGTCAAAAGCGCCAAGGCGGGCAAGGGCGAGCCCTTCACCATCATGGTCATCCTTGCCGTGGTGACCGCTGTTACATCGGCCTTTCTGGACAACGTCACCACCGTGCTCCTTATCGCCCCGGTGACCCTGGTGATTGCGCGGGAACTGGAAGTGGACGCAGTGCCCTTTCTGGTCACCGAGGTAATGGCCTCCAACATAGGCGGCACCGCCACTCTTATAGGCGACCCGCCCAACATAATGATCGCCTCCAAGGCCGGCCTCAATTTCATGGATTTCATCTACCACGTAAGCCCGGCGGTCATCATAATGATGGTGGTGTGGCTCATCGTGTGGCGCATCGTGTTCAAGAAAAGGCTCGTGGTCTCCGAAGAGCGCAAATTGCGCATAATGGCCATGGACGAATCAACCCTCATAACCAACCCGGCGCTTCTCAAAAAAAGCGGAATCGTGCTTGGCTTCACCATACTGGGCTTCGTGCTTCACGGCTTTTTCCATTACGAACCCGCAACGGTGGCCCTTATGGGCGCAACCACCCTTCTTCTTATATCAAGGGAAGACCCCCACGAAATCCTTACCCACGTTGAATGGGTCACCATAGCCTTTTTCGTGGGACTTTTCATAATCATCGGCGGCACGGTGAAATCGGGTCTCATTGAGGCCCTTTCAGTCAAAATGATAGCCCTCACCAACCCGCACCCGGACAGCATGTTCACCCTGGCAATGGTCATGGTGTGGTTTTCGGCCATATCCAGCGCAATCGTTGACAACATCCCCTTTGTGGCCACCATGAACCCGCTAATAATCGACATGGCCCACAAGGTTTTCGCGCCTGCCGCCGGAGCCCACATAAGCGAGGGCATCCAGCACGCAACCCTCATGCCCGTATGGTGGGCGCTTTCCCTTGGGGCCTGCCTGGGCGGCAACGGCACGGCCATAGGCGCTTCGGCCAATGTCATCGTGGTGGGCATGGCGGAAAAGGCCGGGACGCCAATCAGTTTCGTGCGGTTCCTTAAATACGGCATCCCCACGATGTTTCTTACCGTTGCAGTTTCCACGGTGTACATCGCGGTGCGGTATTACGTTTTGAAAATATAG